CAGTATCATTGCCGGGGTCAGTTTTCTGGTGCTCCTGGTGATGAGCCGGGGCCTTGCCTTTGATACCCTGTACTTCGGCGCGTTGCTCATGACCGGGTTGTTTCTGGGAGAATGCATTGAACGTCAGTGCCGCATTGAAAAAACCATGCTGTTCACCGTGTCGGGTGTTCTTGGCGTGTGTGTGGCTGTCTTCGGTGTGTACACGGTTTTTCAGTCCCGGGGGATCGGGGAGATGGTTCACGCTTACATTTCCCAGTACCTGGAACTGACGGGTGCATTATATACGGATATGGGAATTGAAAAAGCCCAGATCGATGCCCTGAATGCCGCGTTTCTGGTTGTCATGCCCGGGATGTTCATTGTGTCGTACATGACCACGGTTTGGCTCAACATCCTGGTCATCAAAAAACTGCTGGCCCGGATCGGCATCCGGTTGAAAAACATGGAAGCGTTGAACCGGTTCAAAGCACCGGATCCACTTGTCTGGGCCGTGATCGGTTTCGGCGTGATTCTGGCCCTGCCCGTGGGACCTGTCAAGTATGTGGGCATCAACTGTCTGATCATTTTAATGCTGATTTATTTTTTTCAAGGAATCGCTGTTATATCATTTTATTTCCAGAAAAAAGAATCCCCGACCTTTCTGAAGGTTTTCTGTTACGGCCTGATTGCCGTGCAGATCTATTTTCTCATTCTGGTCATCGGTCTGGGATTTTTTGACAACTGGATCAATTTCAGAAAGCTGGAAATACAGGAAAAATGATAAAAAAACCCTTCAGCCCATGCAAAACGGGCTGACCCTTTTTGGAGGTTTTACATGAAAGTCATATTGAAAGAAACCATCGATACCTTGGGGATTGCAGGCTCGGAGTGCGAAGTGGCTCCGGGATACGGCCGCAATTACCTGCTTCCCCAGGGAAAAGCCATGCTTGCCACACCCCAGAACCGACGGGTCATGGAACAGGCCCGGGCCAAGCTGGAACTCCAGATTGCCAAAGAGAAGAAACTGGCCGAGGAAATGGCTGAAAAAATCAAAGGCGTGGTTTGCAAGCTCAAAGCCAAGGTCCGCGAAGAGATTTATCTTTACGGCTCCATCACCACCCATGACATCAAGGAATCACTGGGCAGCCAGAATATCGGGGTGGAACGCCGTGCCATTCTTCTGGCGGAACCCATCAAGGAAACCGGTGAATACAAAGTACCCATCCGGCTCTACAAGGATGTGGAACCTGAAATCACCGTGATCGTTGAAGCGGAAGAAAAACAGGACAATTAAACAACCTTTGTCTGTGCGGCCCGATGGATTGATTCTTTGGGCCGCACAGGCATTCAACCTGCTGGAACCCACGTGCCCCAGAACCGATCCAGAAAAACCGACCCGTTGCTAGACCGGACCCCGCCCCATGATCTGGATGCGGAAGCCTCGCTGTTAAGCGCCATTTTCATCAACAACGATGTGTTGTATGATATTACCGACATCCTGACACCGGAAGACTTTTACAAAGGGGCCCATAAAAAAATATTCCGGGTCATCCTGGATCTGTCGTCCCAGGAAGAACCGGCAGACCTGGTCACGGTTGCCCATGCCCTGAAAAAAAAAGACGAGCTGGAAAGTATCGGCGGGGCCGCCTATCTGGCGGCCATATCCGATACCGCACCCGTGGCGGTCAATGCCGTGCACTACGCCCGGATCATTCAGGGCAAAGCCTCGTTACGGACCATGATCGATGCGGCATCAAAAATCATCCAGCGATGCCTGGAAGACAAAGAGGATGTGGCAGAGACCATTGATTTTGCCGAATCCACCATATTTCAGATATCGGAAAAAAAATCCGGGGGCGCGTTCAGACCCCTGGGCGAACTGATCAATTTAAATATTGACCATCTGGAGGACCAGCAGGGTAAAGATGGGGGTCTGTCCGGTCTTTCCACGGGGTATATGCGGCTGAACAAAATTACATCCGGACTTCAGAAATCAGATCTTATCATCCTGGCGGCCCGTCCCAGTATGGGGAAAACCGCGTTTGCCCTGAACATCGCCAGAAACGTGGCCATGGAAGAACAAAAACCCGTGGCCGTCTTTTCCCTTGAAATGTCCAATGAACAGCTTTCCATGCGGTTGTTGACCTCTGAGGCCCGGATTGATTCCAACCGGTTGCGCACAGGGTTCATCAGCCAGGAAGACTGGCAGAATGTCACGGATGCCGCCAGCATGCTCAATGAAATACCGATCTTCATCGATGACACCCCCAATATCTCGGTCATGGATGTGCGGGCCAAAGCCAGAAAACTGTTTCAAAAACACGGGGAACTCGGGCTGGTCGTCATTGACTACCTTCAATTGATGAAAGCCCCGTTTCATTCCGAGCGGCGGGATCTTGAAATCGCGGAAATCTCCCGGGGCCTTAAATCTCTGGCCAAGGAATTGAACATTCCGGTCATGGCCTTGTCCCAGCTCAACCGCATGCTGGAACAAAGAAGCGACAAACGCCCCATGATGTCGGATCTCAGGGAATCCGGGGCCCTGGAACAGGATGCCGACATTGTTGCGTTCATCTACCGGGATGAAGTCTACAATAAAGAACCGGACA
Above is a window of Desulfotignum balticum DSM 7044 DNA encoding:
- the rplI gene encoding 50S ribosomal protein L9 codes for the protein MKVILKETIDTLGIAGSECEVAPGYGRNYLLPQGKAMLATPQNRRVMEQARAKLELQIAKEKKLAEEMAEKIKGVVCKLKAKVREEIYLYGSITTHDIKESLGSQNIGVERRAILLAEPIKETGEYKVPIRLYKDVEPEITVIVEAEEKQDN
- the dnaB gene encoding replicative DNA helicase; its protein translation is MPQNRSRKTDPLLDRTPPHDLDAEASLLSAIFINNDVLYDITDILTPEDFYKGAHKKIFRVILDLSSQEEPADLVTVAHALKKKDELESIGGAAYLAAISDTAPVAVNAVHYARIIQGKASLRTMIDAASKIIQRCLEDKEDVAETIDFAESTIFQISEKKSGGAFRPLGELINLNIDHLEDQQGKDGGLSGLSTGYMRLNKITSGLQKSDLIILAARPSMGKTAFALNIARNVAMEEQKPVAVFSLEMSNEQLSMRLLTSEARIDSNRLRTGFISQEDWQNVTDAASMLNEIPIFIDDTPNISVMDVRAKARKLFQKHGELGLVVIDYLQLMKAPFHSERRDLEIAEISRGLKSLAKELNIPVMALSQLNRMLEQRSDKRPMMSDLRESGALEQDADIVAFIYRDEVYNKEPDNPKKGTAEIIVAKNRNGAIGTALMHFHGQYTRFEELAPDSYQEFQ
- a CDS encoding DUF2232 domain-containing protein, producing MSPIIVHPSAIKDIILGICLCVLIFAVSYTFPLLGVFALLLLPLPVLYFRLKLGRNSGSIIAGVSFLVLLVMSRGLAFDTLYFGALLMTGLFLGECIERQCRIEKTMLFTVSGVLGVCVAVFGVYTVFQSRGIGEMVHAYISQYLELTGALYTDMGIEKAQIDALNAAFLVVMPGMFIVSYMTTVWLNILVIKKLLARIGIRLKNMEALNRFKAPDPLVWAVIGFGVILALPVGPVKYVGINCLIILMLIYFFQGIAVISFYFQKKESPTFLKVFCYGLIAVQIYFLILVIGLGFFDNWINFRKLEIQEK